From a single Ignavibacteria bacterium genomic region:
- a CDS encoding hydroxyacid dehydrogenase has translation MSQIKIAFFEIDGDEKKYIKRKFDKNFILEFYKEPLTVNNWEKAKDADVVSVFIYSKLTEQVLHNLPSLKLISTRSTGFNHVNLDAAQKRNISVCNVPYYGENTVAEHTFALILALSRNLHKAYVRSIQGNFSLQGLRGFDLKDKTIGIIGAGSIGTHVIKMAKGFGMNILVFDPVQNHIFEEILEFKYATLEELLSKSDIISLHCPYNENTHYLLNMENIGLVKKGALFINTARAGLIEPSALYYAIDNGIFSGAGLDVFEGEDLAGEENQMLSKNVSPEQMEAILKRNILLKRENVIITPHIAFDSIEAVERILETTVSNIKAFFNGDKYYKII, from the coding sequence ATGTCACAGATAAAAATTGCGTTTTTTGAGATCGACGGTGATGAGAAAAAATATATCAAGAGAAAATTTGACAAAAACTTCATTCTTGAATTTTACAAAGAGCCTCTTACGGTCAACAACTGGGAAAAGGCGAAGGATGCGGATGTTGTCTCGGTTTTTATCTATTCAAAACTGACCGAACAGGTTCTGCACAACCTCCCCTCCCTGAAACTTATTTCCACCCGCAGCACGGGATTCAATCATGTCAATCTGGATGCGGCACAAAAGCGGAACATCTCGGTTTGTAATGTCCCCTACTATGGCGAAAACACGGTAGCGGAACATACTTTTGCCCTCATTCTGGCTCTTTCAAGAAACCTGCACAAGGCTTATGTCCGCTCAATTCAGGGGAATTTTTCCCTTCAGGGGCTGAGAGGTTTCGATCTGAAAGATAAAACCATCGGCATCATCGGTGCAGGAAGCATCGGAACGCATGTCATTAAAATGGCGAAGGGATTCGGAATGAACATCCTCGTTTTCGATCCTGTGCAGAATCACATTTTTGAAGAGATACTCGAATTTAAGTATGCCACTCTCGAAGAGTTGCTCTCGAAATCCGATATAATTTCCCTTCACTGTCCATATAATGAAAACACCCACTACCTTTTAAATATGGAAAACATCGGTCTGGTAAAAAAAGGTGCTCTGTTTATAAACACCGCACGAGCCGGATTGATAGAACCCTCAGCCCTCTATTATGCAATCGACAACGGCATATTCAGTGGTGCAGGACTCGATGTGTTCGAAGGTGAGGACCTCGCAGGTGAAGAAAATCAGATGCTCTCAAAAAATGTTTCCCCCGAACAGATGGAAGCAATTCTAAAAAGAAACATCCTTCTTAAAAGGGAAAATGTGATTATTACACCACATATTGCATTTGACTCAATTGAAGCTGTCGAAAGAATTCTGGAAACAACAGTTTCCAATATTAAAGCTTTCTTTAACGGCGATAAATACTACAAGATTATATAG
- a CDS encoding T9SS type A sorting domain-containing protein — protein MSKYIKPLTILPGLVLLLSFNANAQYFDTLIFSTTGLYWQESVIYMGDQNDDGCDDFKITKMDTTAPGSEGKAYFYYGGNPVPDTPAFYFRTINSLNITACDLNRDGYRDVIVRKGTNLTYPISFLVYLGGPNLDTVPDYEILHPENSKPYLYGRDWPIDFDGDGWEEWVTFSTTGKFFFIISSPGVQPFEYHVLQPDSAYSNYRFWYNYISFADLDGDGKTDVSPMLSRTNPTVDLRRFYFGNSDFSFNEYYQFSNDTTFQPENIFLVNDMNGNGNGELIVYLNLGGGTGGYGLSFGTRLPDIITDVRISAGGLSGGGVSPGDINGDGYGDLLKFIPYDSYALYLGGNTITGLIAKLYVSNVFLRDINFAGRVGDINGDGIDDICVGENAATNHQSIPAGALYIYKGTRTPVSVKEGSVEDLSNSSMDIVISPNPTNGKANLHYSLPGSGVLTIEIFDILGQRIYNNSTQEEKGSHTKELNIQNFAATTGI, from the coding sequence ATGAGTAAATACATAAAGCCGTTGACAATACTACCCGGGTTAGTTTTATTGTTGAGTTTCAATGCGAATGCCCAATACTTCGACACCCTTATTTTCAGCACAACCGGTCTTTACTGGCAAGAATCGGTCATCTATATGGGAGACCAGAATGATGATGGATGTGATGACTTCAAGATCACAAAGATGGACACAACTGCCCCTGGTTCTGAAGGAAAGGCATATTTTTATTATGGTGGTAACCCAGTCCCTGATACACCTGCATTTTATTTTCGTACCATCAATTCTCTTAACATCACAGCCTGTGACTTAAACAGGGATGGTTACAGAGATGTAATCGTCAGGAAGGGAACAAATCTAACCTACCCTATCAGTTTTTTGGTGTATCTCGGAGGTCCTAACCTGGATACCGTTCCTGATTATGAGATTTTACATCCTGAAAATTCCAAACCTTATCTCTATGGGAGGGATTGGCCGATCGATTTTGACGGTGATGGGTGGGAGGAATGGGTAACATTCTCAACTACAGGGAAGTTCTTTTTTATAATTTCCTCTCCCGGCGTTCAACCTTTTGAGTATCATGTATTACAACCCGATTCAGCCTATTCCAATTACCGGTTTTGGTATAATTACATCTCCTTTGCAGATTTGGATGGAGACGGGAAGACAGATGTTTCACCCATGCTCTCGAGGACAAATCCGACAGTTGACCTCCGCCGTTTTTACTTTGGTAACAGTGATTTTTCCTTCAATGAATATTACCAGTTCTCCAATGACACAACATTTCAACCAGAAAACATCTTTTTAGTAAATGATATGAATGGGAATGGAAATGGAGAGTTAATAGTTTATCTCAACCTTGGTGGGGGCACAGGAGGCTATGGACTTTCATTCGGGACTCGTCTTCCTGATATAATCACAGATGTCCGCATCAGTGCTGGTGGACTTTCAGGAGGAGGAGTATCACCCGGGGACATAAACGGAGATGGCTATGGCGACTTGTTAAAATTTATACCTTATGACAGTTATGCATTATACCTTGGAGGAAACACAATTACAGGACTTATCGCAAAACTTTATGTTTCCAATGTTTTTTTAAGGGATATAAATTTTGCCGGGAGAGTTGGTGATATTAACGGAGATGGGATAGATGATATTTGTGTTGGTGAAAATGCAGCCACAAATCACCAATCTATACCTGCCGGTGCTCTCTACATCTATAAAGGAACAAGGACCCCCGTTTCTGTAAAAGAAGGGTCCGTAGAAGATTTAAGCAACAGCTCCATGGATATTGTAATTTCACCAAATCCGACAAACGGGAAAGCTAATCTTCATTATTCTCTCCCCGGTTCAGGAGTACTAACGATTGAGATATTTGATATCCTTGGTCAGAGAATATATAACAATTCAACACAGGAAGAGAAAGGGTCGCACACAAAAGAGTTAAATATTCAAAACTTTGCCGCTACAACCGGCATATAA
- a CDS encoding ABC transporter ATP-binding protein, whose product MAKKINSEDEVLGKAYDSKLMKRLLGFVKPYKKYVVIAILLNVLVAGLGPLRPYLTKIAIDDKIFNSDFNGLLLIALALFGALATQSVIQYFLTYYTQLLGQKTILDLRKKLFRHTQKLSVSFFDRTPIGRLVTRVTNDVESLNELFSSGIVMVFSDVFIILWILGFMFFINWELALITLSVLPLLIYGTFLFRKKVRESYRDIRMYLARLNSYLQEHITGMGIVRLFNKEKEEAVKFAGINGDHRDENIKSVFYYAVFFPGVELISSAAVALIIWYGGGDVIQNHISLGVLFAFIQYTEMFFRPIRDLSEKYNIMQTAMASSERIFGLLDDESFIKNPENPKPLDEVKGKIEFERVHFAYNDDNYILKDISFSINPGETIAIVGATGAGKTSIINILTRFYDINKGKIKIDGVDITQVDKRELRRKISIVLQDVFLFFGTIKSNIGMNDPAISDEKIIEAAKHVGAHRFIELLPNKYDEPVKERGATLSVGQKQLISFARALAHDPSILILDEATSSVDTETEKMIQTAIETLLEGRTAIVIAHRLSTIRNADKIIVMHKGEIKEMGNHDELLENKGLYYKLYQLQYKDQELLLSK is encoded by the coding sequence ATGGCGAAGAAGATAAATTCCGAAGATGAAGTATTAGGTAAAGCGTACGACTCGAAACTGATGAAACGGCTTCTCGGTTTTGTGAAGCCCTACAAAAAATATGTGGTAATTGCGATACTTCTGAATGTGCTGGTTGCCGGTTTGGGACCTTTGAGGCCCTACCTGACAAAAATAGCCATTGATGACAAGATTTTCAACAGTGATTTTAACGGCTTGCTCCTCATTGCCCTGGCTTTGTTTGGAGCTCTGGCTACACAGTCTGTCATACAGTATTTCCTTACTTACTACACACAACTGCTGGGTCAGAAGACAATTCTTGACCTTCGGAAGAAACTTTTTCGCCATACTCAAAAACTCTCCGTCAGTTTTTTCGACAGGACACCTATCGGCAGACTTGTAACCAGAGTGACGAATGATGTGGAATCGCTAAACGAACTCTTCTCCTCAGGTATTGTGATGGTCTTCAGCGATGTCTTTATCATTTTATGGATTCTTGGTTTTATGTTTTTCATCAACTGGGAACTGGCACTGATAACCCTTTCAGTCCTTCCCCTGCTGATTTACGGAACCTTCCTTTTCAGAAAAAAGGTAAGGGAGTCGTACAGGGATATCAGGATGTATCTTGCACGACTGAACTCGTATCTGCAGGAGCATATTACCGGTATGGGGATTGTTCGCCTCTTCAACAAGGAGAAAGAGGAAGCTGTAAAATTTGCCGGAATAAACGGTGATCACAGGGATGAAAACATTAAATCGGTCTTCTATTATGCGGTCTTTTTCCCGGGTGTCGAGTTAATTTCCTCTGCCGCAGTTGCATTGATAATCTGGTACGGGGGTGGTGATGTAATTCAGAATCACATCTCTCTCGGTGTTCTTTTTGCTTTCATTCAATATACAGAAATGTTTTTCAGACCGATCAGAGACCTCTCCGAGAAGTATAACATCATGCAGACCGCGATGGCTTCCTCCGAAAGAATTTTCGGATTGCTCGATGACGAGTCATTTATAAAGAATCCTGAAAATCCAAAACCGTTGGATGAGGTGAAGGGAAAAATTGAGTTTGAACGGGTCCACTTCGCTTACAATGACGATAACTACATACTGAAGGATATCTCATTTTCCATAAATCCCGGTGAAACCATTGCAATTGTAGGAGCAACGGGTGCCGGCAAAACGAGTATCATCAATATTCTGACCCGCTTTTACGACATCAACAAAGGTAAAATAAAAATTGACGGTGTTGATATCACACAGGTTGATAAAAGGGAATTGAGAAGGAAGATTTCAATAGTTCTGCAGGATGTTTTCCTCTTTTTTGGCACAATAAAATCGAATATCGGCATGAACGACCCTGCAATTTCCGATGAAAAGATTATCGAAGCAGCGAAGCATGTAGGAGCCCACCGTTTTATCGAATTGCTGCCGAACAAATATGATGAGCCCGTTAAGGAACGGGGAGCAACCCTCTCTGTCGGACAGAAGCAGTTGATCTCCTTTGCCAGAGCTCTTGCTCACGACCCAAGTATCCTGATCCTCGACGAAGCCACTTCAAGTGTGGATACCGAAACCGAAAAGATGATTCAAACCGCCATCGAGACACTTCTCGAAGGAAGAACCGCCATCGTTATCGCCCATCGCCTCTCCACGATAAGAAATGCCGACAAAATTATCGTTATGCACAAAGGGGAAATCAAGGAGATGGGGAATCACGACGAACTTCTCGAAAACAAAGGTCTCTATTACAAATTATATCAGCTTCAATATAAAGATCAGGAGTTGTTGCTGTCAAAATAA
- a CDS encoding ABC transporter ATP-binding protein has protein sequence MKNLRSLKKYFARYKTALFAGIFFIIISNLFTVYVPIIIKDSLNDLQNGLAHEKLVKYALLIVGSTLVAGIFRFMIRQTIIVISRKIEYDLRQDFWEHIQNLSLRFFQNHSTGNIMAHATNDISAVRMFIGPAVMYSIDTGIRMIIVVSIMSMISLEVTLWSLIPLPILSFLVYTVGQKVHKRFTLIQEKFSDLTTKAQENFSGIRVIKSYVAEEREIEDFDRLSKEYLTRNMHLIKIQALFQPTLFLVTGLSVIVTIWTGGSAVINKTLMIGDVTALVMYLGILIWPMIALGWVINIIQQAEASMARLNRMMAEKIEIKDVSEAESALKDIKGEIEFRNVSFKYGDDLPWVLHDLNLKMPAGHSIALMGSTGSGKSTLINLIPRLFDTSSGDIFVDGVNIKDISLKTLRRSIGFVPQEAFLFSDTIRNNICYGKDDATEQELMEKAEIAQFSKDVLQFPEGFDTMVGERGITLSGGQKQRASLTRALMIEPKILILDDSFSAVDTHTEEEILQGLRGFMKGRTTIMVSHRVSTVKDADKIVVLDKGRIIEEGTHEELLQLNGLYAGIYSRQLLEQEIEEI, from the coding sequence ATGAAAAACCTCAGGTCGCTGAAGAAATATTTCGCCCGCTATAAAACAGCTTTGTTTGCGGGGATTTTCTTTATCATCATATCAAACCTCTTCACGGTGTATGTCCCGATTATAATAAAGGACTCATTGAATGACCTTCAAAACGGACTTGCACACGAAAAATTAGTGAAGTACGCCCTGCTTATAGTGGGTTCCACTCTTGTAGCGGGCATTTTCCGGTTTATGATCCGGCAGACCATCATCGTGATATCCCGAAAAATTGAATACGATCTGCGTCAGGATTTTTGGGAACACATCCAAAACCTCTCTCTCCGCTTTTTCCAAAATCATTCCACGGGCAACATAATGGCACACGCCACCAATGACATCAGTGCAGTAAGAATGTTCATCGGTCCCGCAGTGATGTACTCCATCGATACAGGCATAAGGATGATCATAGTTGTCTCCATCATGTCGATGATAAGTCTCGAAGTGACTCTTTGGAGCCTTATTCCGCTTCCCATCCTTTCATTTCTTGTATATACTGTCGGACAAAAGGTTCATAAAAGATTTACCCTCATACAGGAGAAATTCTCCGATCTTACCACAAAAGCCCAGGAAAATTTTTCAGGTATCAGGGTTATAAAGTCTTATGTGGCGGAAGAGAGGGAAATAGAAGATTTTGACCGTTTAAGCAAAGAATATCTGACGCGAAACATGCATCTGATCAAGATTCAGGCTTTGTTTCAGCCGACTCTTTTTCTTGTGACAGGTCTTTCGGTCATCGTGACCATCTGGACAGGCGGTTCTGCAGTAATCAATAAAACCCTGATGATCGGTGATGTAACTGCTCTGGTCATGTATCTTGGAATACTGATCTGGCCCATGATAGCACTCGGATGGGTAATCAATATTATTCAGCAGGCGGAAGCAAGCATGGCAAGATTAAACAGAATGATGGCTGAGAAAATAGAAATCAAGGATGTCTCTGAAGCCGAAAGTGCTTTGAAGGACATCAAAGGGGAAATTGAATTCCGGAATGTTTCCTTTAAGTACGGAGATGATCTCCCCTGGGTTTTGCATGATCTTAACTTGAAAATGCCGGCAGGACATTCAATCGCATTGATGGGGAGTACCGGAAGCGGAAAGAGCACCCTTATCAATCTCATTCCCCGCCTGTTCGATACCTCATCGGGAGACATTTTTGTTGATGGTGTAAACATTAAAGACATCTCTCTGAAAACACTTCGCCGCTCCATCGGATTTGTACCGCAGGAGGCTTTCCTTTTTTCTGATACCATAAGGAACAACATCTGCTACGGGAAAGATGATGCCACGGAGCAGGAATTGATGGAGAAAGCTGAAATTGCCCAATTTTCGAAGGATGTGCTGCAATTCCCCGAAGGTTTCGATACCATGGTTGGCGAGAGGGGAATAACCCTATCCGGTGGTCAAAAACAAAGAGCATCCCTCACGAGAGCCCTGATGATCGAACCAAAAATTTTAATACTCGACGATTCCTTCTCTGCCGTTGATACTCACACCGAGGAGGAAATTCTTCAGGGACTTCGCGGATTTATGAAGGGGAGAACCACCATTATGGTAAGTCACAGGGTTTCAACCGTGAAGGACGCCGACAAAATCGTGGTTCTCGATAAAGGAAGAATAATTGAAGAAGGTACGCATGAAGAGTTGCTGCAGTTGAACGGACTCTATGCCGGTATCTACTCGAGACAATTACTTGAACAGGAAATCGAAGAAATATAA